The following coding sequences are from one Mesorhizobium onobrychidis window:
- a CDS encoding HNH endonuclease, producing the protein MSRREFSRKVKQAALARAAGKCEKCTAALKPREGEVDHILPDILGGEPVLANAQVLCSVCHAEKTADDIRRTRKADRARDKASGAIRPKQSIRSAPFPKPEKPAPKAMPARRSLYTARTSP; encoded by the coding sequence GTGAGCCGCCGCGAATTTTCCCGCAAGGTGAAGCAGGCCGCGCTCGCTCGCGCCGCCGGCAAGTGTGAGAAGTGCACCGCGGCGCTTAAGCCGCGCGAGGGCGAAGTTGATCACATCCTGCCCGACATTCTAGGCGGGGAGCCGGTGCTGGCGAACGCACAGGTTCTTTGCAGCGTGTGCCATGCCGAGAAGACGGCAGACGACATCCGCCGCACCAGGAAGGCTGATAGAGCGCGCGACAAGGCGTCTGGTGCCATCCGTCCGAAGCAGTCCATCCGATCCGCTCCATTCCCAAAACCCGAGAAGCCAGCACCGAAGGCCATGCCTGCCCGTAGGTCGCTCTACACCGCGAGGACATCGCCATGA
- a CDS encoding glycoside hydrolase family 25 protein translates to MTMVLGPTQASDFSAPWNDADRALVIDAYEYNPIDWAELATDKRIVGFINKASDGMPPAYFCFGDETETRLCKTLWKRHAVAQELFQTRKVVAKALGLKWGAYHLARPGNPVGQANNFINFAKPGPDDLLALDIEDDDPTKWMSLEDAEEFVRHVHRRLGRFPVLYTNGKTARHIADNKYKYRLLSRLPLWYARYKPDIGVHFPMGNWQGYALWQFSAKANCGRFRCPYRVAGTRNDIDVNVAPMDAATLRAQWPFGGLIDAQPDYLASIPVPLSREAGLAGNAITYATVVASPTFSEMIAMFSARWAKFRSSFQMPAVKTLLRLPRGIAEYVAWTRKEKPSASAVEAAPAASDPVSTASTEFDRGLR, encoded by the coding sequence ATGACAATGGTGTTGGGGCCGACACAAGCCTCGGATTTCTCCGCGCCGTGGAACGATGCCGACCGGGCGCTGGTGATCGACGCCTACGAATACAATCCCATTGATTGGGCTGAACTTGCGACCGACAAGCGGATCGTCGGCTTCATCAACAAGGCGTCCGACGGGATGCCGCCAGCCTATTTCTGTTTCGGCGACGAGACCGAGACGCGGCTCTGCAAGACGCTGTGGAAGCGCCATGCGGTGGCACAGGAACTGTTCCAGACGCGCAAGGTGGTGGCCAAGGCGCTCGGCCTGAAATGGGGCGCTTATCATCTCGCCCGCCCCGGCAACCCTGTCGGACAGGCCAATAATTTCATCAATTTCGCGAAACCTGGTCCGGATGACCTGCTTGCACTCGACATCGAGGATGACGACCCCACGAAATGGATGTCGCTCGAGGATGCAGAGGAGTTCGTGCGCCATGTGCATCGGCGGCTGGGCCGCTTTCCGGTGCTCTACACCAACGGCAAGACCGCCAGGCACATCGCCGACAACAAGTACAAATACCGGCTCCTGTCGCGGCTGCCGCTCTGGTATGCGCGCTACAAGCCGGACATCGGCGTGCATTTCCCGATGGGCAACTGGCAAGGCTACGCACTCTGGCAGTTTTCGGCAAAAGCCAATTGCGGCCGGTTCCGCTGTCCTTACCGGGTGGCCGGCACGCGCAACGATATCGACGTCAATGTCGCACCGATGGATGCCGCCACATTGCGCGCGCAATGGCCCTTCGGCGGCCTGATCGATGCGCAGCCGGATTACCTCGCCTCGATACCGGTGCCTCTCTCGCGCGAGGCCGGCCTTGCGGGCAATGCCATCACCTACGCCACCGTGGTGGCATCACCGACCTTCTCCGAAATGATCGCCATGTTCAGCGCCCGCTGGGCCAAGTTCCGCAGCAGCTTTCAAATGCCTGCTGTGAAGACGTTGCTGCGCCTTCCGCGCGGGATTGCCGAATATGTGGCCTGGACGCGGAAAGAAAAGCCCTCCGCATCAGCCGTTGAAGCCGCGCCCGCCGCCAGCGATCCGGTCAGCACTGCATCAACCGAGTTCGACCGTGGCCTGCGCTGA
- a CDS encoding acyl-CoA dehydrogenase: protein MYRAPVEEIAFTLKYVAGLKPALDAGTFGDLGEDLVDAILAEAGRFASEEVAPLYKIGDEQGAVLSGAAVTMPPGWKALYRRWIDGGWNALSAPEEFGGQALPTMLGVAALEMWNSAAMAFGIGPTLTMGAVEALDKHASQALKAKYLEKLVSGEWMGTMNLTEPQAGSDLNALRARAEPAGDGTYRIFGQKIFITYGEHDFTDNIIHLVLARLPDAPAGTRGLSLFLVPKFLVGDDGALGARNDVFCSGLEHKLGIHASPTCTMIYGDGFEGTAPGAIGWLIGEENKGLACMFTMMNNARLAVGMQGVAVAETATQKALAYANDRRQGKAASYDGNGMAPIVHHPDVQRNLLTMNALTQIARAISYSCAHAIDHARVSVGDEATHWQERANLLTPLAKAFSTDVGVEVASLGLQVHGGMGFIEETGAAALYRDARIAPIYEGTNGIQAIDLVARKLPLGGGEHMHGYIAELKAVANQVRTSNLQGFGRTADALDKALDELGQATRFLQGLLADGRSDEALSGATPYLRLISLAAGGAYLARGALADQSRVALCRFFAENLLGEAGALKERVIGGAESLAAAGKTLMSA from the coding sequence ATGTATCGGGCACCGGTCGAGGAAATCGCTTTCACGCTGAAGTATGTGGCCGGCCTGAAGCCGGCGCTTGACGCCGGCACCTTTGGCGACCTTGGCGAAGATCTCGTCGACGCCATTCTGGCGGAAGCCGGCCGCTTCGCCAGCGAAGAGGTCGCGCCGCTCTACAAGATTGGCGATGAACAAGGCGCGGTGCTGAGCGGCGCTGCCGTCACCATGCCGCCCGGGTGGAAGGCGCTTTATCGCCGCTGGATCGACGGCGGCTGGAACGCGCTGTCCGCACCGGAGGAATTCGGCGGCCAGGCACTGCCGACCATGCTGGGGGTGGCGGCGCTCGAAATGTGGAACTCCGCCGCCATGGCCTTCGGCATCGGCCCGACGCTGACCATGGGCGCGGTCGAAGCACTCGACAAGCACGCCTCACAGGCGCTGAAGGCCAAATACTTGGAAAAGCTCGTCTCCGGCGAATGGATGGGCACGATGAACCTGACCGAGCCGCAGGCGGGCTCGGATCTGAACGCCTTGCGCGCCCGCGCCGAGCCGGCCGGCGACGGCACCTACCGCATCTTCGGCCAGAAGATTTTCATCACCTATGGCGAGCACGATTTCACCGACAACATCATCCATCTGGTGCTGGCGCGGCTGCCGGACGCGCCGGCCGGCACGCGTGGCCTTTCGCTGTTTCTGGTGCCGAAATTCCTTGTCGGCGACGACGGCGCGCTGGGCGCACGCAACGACGTCTTCTGCTCCGGGCTGGAGCACAAATTGGGCATACACGCCTCGCCGACCTGCACCATGATCTATGGCGACGGTTTCGAAGGGACCGCCCCCGGCGCGATCGGCTGGCTAATCGGCGAGGAAAACAAGGGGCTCGCCTGCATGTTCACCATGATGAACAATGCGCGGCTCGCCGTCGGCATGCAGGGCGTGGCGGTTGCCGAAACGGCCACGCAGAAGGCGCTCGCCTACGCCAATGACCGCCGGCAAGGCAAGGCTGCAAGCTATGACGGCAACGGCATGGCGCCGATCGTCCATCACCCGGACGTGCAGCGCAACCTCCTGACCATGAATGCGCTGACCCAGATTGCGCGCGCCATCAGCTATTCCTGTGCGCATGCCATTGACCACGCGCGCGTATCCGTCGGCGATGAAGCCACCCACTGGCAGGAACGTGCCAATCTGTTGACACCGCTGGCCAAGGCCTTTTCCACCGATGTCGGCGTTGAGGTCGCCTCACTCGGGCTGCAGGTTCATGGTGGCATGGGTTTCATCGAGGAGACCGGTGCGGCAGCACTTTATCGTGACGCGCGCATCGCGCCGATCTACGAAGGCACCAACGGTATCCAGGCGATCGACCTGGTGGCGCGCAAGCTGCCGCTTGGCGGTGGCGAGCATATGCATGGTTACATCGCCGAACTGAAAGCGGTTGCCAATCAAGTGCGGACCTCAAATCTTCAGGGTTTTGGTCGCACCGCCGATGCTCTCGACAAGGCGCTCGACGAGCTCGGCCAGGCGACGCGTTTCCTGCAAGGGCTGCTTGCCGACGGGCGTTCGGACGAGGCGCTGTCCGGTGCGACGCCGTATCTGCGGCTGATCTCGCTTGCGGCGGGCGGCGCCTATCTGGCACGCGGTGCGCTTGCCGACCAAAGCCGCGTCGCCCTTTGCCGTTTCTTTGCCGAAAACCTGCTTGGCGAGGCGGGCGCGCTGAAGGAGCGCGTCATTGGCGGCGCCGAAAGCCTTGCGGCTGCCGGCAAGACACTGATGTCTGCCTGA
- a CDS encoding DUF1367 family protein: protein MTSKAAFRHDVIAGMHCLVPCDLDGVEMLQAMKRGKEVLTEIHTPRNVRHHRMLFLLMRHVIDGGAWEGDEETLLDWIKYATGHVKTSIDHMGNPHYVPKSIAFVSMDQAAFLRFFERAVFAICHRLLGDGENWEKLRDQIIEIVDGRFTSQANHMGRAAA, encoded by the coding sequence ATGACCTCCAAAGCCGCCTTCCGCCACGACGTCATCGCCGGCATGCACTGCCTGGTGCCCTGCGACCTCGACGGCGTCGAGATGCTCCAAGCCATGAAGCGCGGCAAGGAGGTCCTGACCGAGATCCACACCCCGCGAAACGTCCGGCATCACCGGATGCTCTTCCTGCTGATGCGCCACGTCATCGACGGCGGCGCATGGGAGGGCGACGAGGAAACCTTGCTCGACTGGATCAAATACGCCACCGGCCATGTCAAGACCTCGATCGACCACATGGGCAATCCGCATTACGTGCCGAAGTCGATCGCCTTCGTCAGCATGGACCAGGCGGCGTTCCTGCGGTTTTTCGAGCGGGCCGTGTTCGCGATCTGCCACCGCCTGCTCGGCGACGGCGAGAATTGGGAAAAGCTCCGCGACCAGATCATCGAGATTGTCGACGGCCGGTTCACCAGCCAGGCCAACCACATGGGACGGGCTGCAGCGTGA
- the pdxH gene encoding pyridoxamine 5'-phosphate oxidase, whose amino-acid sequence MQEASGDFTEAAEPFRLFAAWLDDATKSEINDPNSVALATVDAEGMPNVRMVLLKGFDESGFVFYTNFESAKGREILGSMKAALCFHWKSLRRQVRARGPVEIVTEAEADAYYATRPRGSRIGAWASKQSRPLESRFALEKAVAEYTARHAIGEIPRPKHWSGFRIVPQTIEFWHDRPFRLHDRVVFSRNAKGGWDKTRLYP is encoded by the coding sequence ATGCAAGAAGCAAGCGGTGACTTTACTGAGGCTGCCGAGCCATTCCGCCTCTTCGCCGCATGGCTCGACGACGCGACGAAGAGTGAGATCAACGATCCCAACAGCGTGGCGCTGGCGACCGTCGATGCCGAGGGCATGCCGAATGTGCGGATGGTGCTGCTCAAGGGGTTCGATGAAAGCGGATTTGTGTTCTATACGAATTTCGAGAGCGCCAAGGGCCGCGAGATTCTTGGCAGCATGAAGGCGGCATTGTGCTTTCACTGGAAATCGCTGCGCCGGCAGGTGCGCGCGCGCGGGCCGGTGGAGATCGTTACCGAGGCGGAAGCGGACGCCTATTATGCGACGCGTCCGCGCGGCAGCCGAATCGGCGCTTGGGCCTCAAAACAATCGCGGCCGCTGGAGAGCCGCTTCGCACTGGAAAAGGCCGTTGCCGAATACACGGCGCGCCATGCGATCGGCGAGATCCCACGGCCGAAACACTGGTCGGGCTTCCGTATCGTGCCGCAGACGATCGAGTTCTGGCACGACCGACCTTTCCGGCTGCACGACCGCGTCGTCTTTTCCCGCAACGCCAAGGGCGGCTGGGACAAGACAAGGCTTTATCCCTAA
- a CDS encoding phage Gp37/Gp68 family protein — protein sequence MGEITAISWCDHTFNPWIGCTKVSPACDGCYAEAMMDKRYGRVQWGAPGQGNGTRVRTSAGNWQQPIRWNKKAAADGTRPFVFCSSLADVFDNQVPTAWRTDLFELIRATRSLVWLLLTKRPQNIVRMYGSAFDLPWPRNAAIGTTVEDQKRFDINVPALRDAGLELHPAFAFLSCEPLLGPIGGDIDGIDWVITGGETDQGGHKARPTHPDWFRDIRDQCAAAGVAYHHKQNGEWAPGECADHRPTRTEEVAEYYDDSWGQPAHWDYGRVTPRRSEEMHRADEPDVYRLGKSRSGRLLDGVEHNARPAVPA from the coding sequence ATGGGAGAGATCACTGCAATCTCGTGGTGCGACCACACCTTCAACCCGTGGATCGGCTGCACGAAAGTCTCGCCTGCCTGTGACGGCTGCTATGCCGAAGCGATGATGGATAAGCGCTATGGTCGCGTCCAGTGGGGCGCGCCTGGGCAAGGCAACGGGACGCGCGTCCGCACATCGGCCGGCAACTGGCAACAGCCGATTCGGTGGAACAAGAAGGCCGCCGCTGACGGCACCCGGCCATTCGTGTTCTGCTCCTCGCTGGCCGACGTGTTCGATAACCAAGTGCCGACTGCATGGCGTACCGATCTGTTCGAACTGATCCGAGCAACGCGAAGCCTCGTGTGGCTTCTGCTCACAAAGCGTCCGCAAAACATCGTTCGGATGTACGGCTCGGCTTTCGATCTGCCATGGCCGCGCAACGCGGCGATCGGCACGACGGTCGAGGATCAGAAGCGGTTCGATATCAACGTGCCGGCGCTGCGCGATGCGGGGCTAGAACTGCATCCGGCATTCGCGTTTCTCTCCTGCGAACCGCTTCTAGGGCCGATCGGCGGCGACATCGACGGAATCGATTGGGTCATCACCGGAGGTGAGACCGACCAGGGCGGGCACAAGGCGCGGCCGACGCATCCCGACTGGTTCAGAGACATCCGCGATCAATGCGCGGCTGCCGGCGTGGCCTACCACCACAAGCAGAATGGCGAATGGGCACCAGGAGAATGCGCCGATCACCGGCCGACCAGGACCGAGGAAGTCGCGGAATACTACGACGACAGTTGGGGTCAGCCGGCGCATTGGGATTATGGCCGAGTCACGCCGCGACGGAGCGAGGAGATGCACCGCGCCGACGAGCCTGATGTTTACCGCCTCGGTAAGTCCCGCTCCGGTCGCCTGCTCGACGGTGTCGAGCACAACGCCAGACCGGCGGTGCCAGCATGA
- a CDS encoding crotonase/enoyl-CoA hydratase family protein — translation MTDHILVERQGAIQIIRMNRPDKKNALTRAMYAKMSKALAEGDADPAIRVHVFLGVSGAFSSGNDLADFMVVATGGDGGTEVWDFLMALARAEKPMVSGVDGIAVGIGTTLNLHCDLTFATPRTMFRTPFVDLGLVPEAGSSLLAPQILGRQGAFALLGLGESFSAERAKAAGLIYAVVEENELEASVLAAAGQIAAKPPQALKIGRDLMRGSREELVARIGLESEHFRERLKSDEARAALMAFMTRKRAGN, via the coding sequence GTGACAGACCATATCCTCGTCGAGCGACAGGGCGCCATCCAGATCATCCGCATGAACCGTCCGGACAAGAAGAACGCCTTGACGCGCGCCATGTATGCGAAAATGTCCAAAGCGCTTGCCGAGGGCGACGCCGATCCGGCGATCCGCGTCCACGTCTTCCTCGGTGTTTCAGGCGCCTTCTCGTCGGGCAACGACCTCGCCGATTTCATGGTCGTCGCCACCGGCGGCGACGGCGGCACCGAAGTCTGGGATTTCCTGATGGCGCTGGCCAGGGCGGAAAAGCCCATGGTCTCCGGCGTCGACGGCATTGCGGTCGGCATCGGCACCACGCTCAACCTGCACTGCGACCTGACCTTCGCCACACCGCGCACAATGTTCCGCACGCCCTTCGTCGATCTCGGCCTGGTCCCCGAGGCGGGGTCGAGCCTTCTTGCGCCGCAGATTCTCGGCCGGCAAGGCGCCTTCGCGCTGCTTGGCCTCGGCGAGAGCTTTTCGGCCGAGCGGGCGAAGGCTGCCGGACTGATCTACGCGGTGGTCGAGGAAAACGAACTCGAAGCCTCCGTGCTTGCAGCGGCCGGCCAGATCGCGGCCAAGCCGCCGCAAGCGCTGAAGATCGGGCGGGACCTGATGCGCGGCTCGCGTGAGGAGCTCGTTGCCCGCATCGGCCTGGAAAGCGAGCATTTCCGCGAGCGGCTCAAATCCGACGAGGCCCGCGCGGCCTTGATGGCCTTCATGACCAGGAAGAGAGCTGGTAATTAG
- a CDS encoding 3'-5' exonuclease, with the protein MTKYAIFDVETNGFFRYKDADGKPVPADDPSQPRLAELGVILLDENLVEERDVRLYVKPDGWEMTSEATAANGLTTGFLEENGVPVAQVLDEWQRIIDEGYVVVAYNAQFDCKQMRGELRRAGRDDMFERTPNICLMRSSMKLGVKKASGKGGFPKLDDVCVHFGLVNDAPHSAGGDMRVTAEIFKRMHAAGQLPEPAIHYAKNHPDQAAA; encoded by the coding sequence ATGACCAAATATGCAATCTTCGACGTCGAGACAAACGGGTTCTTTCGCTACAAGGATGCCGACGGCAAGCCTGTGCCTGCCGATGATCCGAGCCAGCCGCGGCTCGCTGAGCTCGGTGTCATCCTGCTCGACGAAAACCTTGTCGAGGAACGCGACGTGCGGCTCTACGTGAAGCCGGACGGCTGGGAGATGACCAGCGAGGCGACCGCCGCCAATGGCCTGACCACCGGGTTCCTGGAAGAGAACGGCGTACCGGTCGCGCAAGTACTCGATGAGTGGCAACGGATCATCGACGAGGGCTACGTCGTCGTCGCCTACAACGCTCAGTTTGATTGCAAGCAAATGCGCGGAGAGCTCCGGCGCGCCGGCCGCGACGACATGTTCGAGCGGACGCCCAACATCTGCCTGATGCGGTCCAGCATGAAGCTTGGCGTCAAGAAGGCGAGCGGCAAAGGCGGCTTTCCAAAGCTCGATGACGTCTGCGTCCACTTCGGCCTTGTGAACGATGCGCCGCACTCTGCCGGCGGCGATATGCGGGTCACCGCCGAGATATTCAAGCGGATGCACGCGGCCGGCCAACTGCCCGAGCCGGCGATCCATTACGCGAAAAATCATCCCGACCAGGCTGCCGCCTGA
- the purD gene encoding phosphoribosylamine--glycine ligase, with product MRVLLIGSGGREHALAWKIAASPLLTKLYAAPGNPGIGQEAELVTLDIADHAAVARFCAEKKIDLVVVGPERPLVAGIADDLRAANIRVFGPSKAAARLEGSKGFTKDLCAKYDIPTAAYGRFGDLASARAYVEKMGAPIVIKADGLAAGKGVTVAMKLADALAALDACFDGSFGQAGAEVVVEEFLTGEEASFFCLCDGATALPFGTAQDHKRVGDGDIGPNTGGMGAYSPAPVMTPEMIDRTMREIVEPTMRGMAERGAPFSGVLFAGLMISGEGPKLIEYNTRFGDPECQVLMMRLKDDLLVLLNASADGQLAHTSARWRDEAALTVVMAARGYPGTPEKGSVIRGVEEAAGDGVEIFHAGTAINSGALVANGGRVLDVTAVGGTVGEAQRRAYAALDRIDWPQGFCRRDIGWQAVAREQAR from the coding sequence ATGCGTGTTTTGTTGATCGGCTCCGGCGGCCGCGAACATGCGCTGGCCTGGAAGATCGCGGCCTCGCCGCTGCTGACGAAGCTTTACGCGGCGCCGGGCAACCCAGGCATCGGCCAAGAAGCCGAGCTGGTGACGTTAGACATTGCCGATCATGCGGCGGTGGCCCGGTTCTGCGCGGAGAAAAAGATCGACCTCGTCGTGGTCGGCCCGGAACGGCCGCTAGTCGCCGGCATTGCAGACGACCTCCGCGCCGCGAACATTCGCGTCTTCGGCCCGTCCAAGGCGGCGGCGCGGCTGGAAGGCTCGAAGGGTTTCACCAAGGATCTTTGCGCGAAATACGACATCCCGACCGCCGCCTATGGCCGTTTCGGCGACCTTGCGTCGGCCAGGGCCTATGTCGAAAAGATGGGCGCGCCGATCGTCATCAAGGCCGACGGCCTCGCCGCCGGCAAGGGCGTCACCGTCGCCATGAAGTTGGCCGATGCGTTGGCTGCACTCGATGCCTGTTTCGACGGATCCTTCGGACAGGCCGGCGCGGAGGTCGTGGTCGAGGAGTTTCTCACCGGCGAGGAGGCGAGTTTCTTTTGCCTGTGCGACGGCGCCACTGCGCTGCCGTTCGGCACCGCACAGGACCACAAGCGCGTCGGCGACGGCGACATCGGCCCGAACACCGGCGGCATGGGGGCTTATTCGCCGGCTCCGGTGATGACGCCGGAGATGATCGACCGCACCATGCGCGAGATCGTCGAGCCGACCATGCGCGGCATGGCCGAACGTGGCGCGCCGTTTTCGGGCGTGCTGTTTGCCGGGCTGATGATATCAGGCGAGGGGCCGAAGCTGATCGAATACAACACCCGTTTCGGCGACCCGGAATGCCAGGTGCTGATGATGCGGCTGAAGGACGACCTCCTGGTCCTGCTCAACGCTTCTGCCGACGGCCAACTCGCGCATACCTCCGCGCGCTGGCGCGACGAGGCGGCGCTCACCGTGGTGATGGCGGCAAGGGGTTACCCCGGCACGCCGGAAAAGGGCTCGGTCATCCGCGGCGTGGAAGAGGCCGCGGGCGATGGCGTCGAGATCTTTCATGCCGGCACCGCAATCAATAGCGGCGCGCTGGTCGCCAATGGCGGCCGTGTGCTCGACGTCACGGCCGTCGGCGGCACGGTCGGCGAGGCGCAGAGACGAGCGTATGCGGCGCTCGACCGGATCGATTGGCCGCAAGGTTTTTGCCGCCGCGACATCGGCTGGCAGGCCGTCGCGCGCGAGCAGGCGCGCTGA
- a CDS encoding helix-turn-helix transcriptional regulator: MTRADPIAYPPRGLSRDEAARYIGVGATKFDEMVKDGRMPKPKRLDGRTVWDRVAVDLAFTDIPEDGHKNFFDGLYSVK, from the coding sequence GTGACGCGGGCTGACCCGATCGCATATCCGCCGCGTGGGCTGTCTCGAGATGAAGCAGCGCGCTACATCGGCGTTGGCGCAACCAAGTTCGACGAGATGGTCAAGGACGGCCGGATGCCGAAGCCGAAGCGCTTGGACGGCCGAACTGTGTGGGATCGCGTGGCAGTAGACCTCGCTTTTACCGATATCCCCGAAGATGGCCACAAAAATTTCTTCGACGGCCTCTATTCCGTGAAATAG
- a CDS encoding tyrosine-type recombinase/integrase yields the protein MKHPDYPGVSDMTTRHGKIRWRLRRSGKKDVMLPGTPHTAEFDEAYDNAILGRPAPVVQMPGSASPKSLKAAYRLLKKTDEWLVLDDKSSTRYQQTIERILSMPAGGKTVLGDGPVEDLKRSHVKSILSAFRDTPHMERIVLICLRKLIMVAIDEEWIEVDPTYKMTRNPQTDGHKAWPLEIMAKYEARWGVGTRQRTAYALALWLGNRVSDITRLRWDHQTTKHIAADGEIHTVDGFEFVQFKGRKRGKQMFLPMTPMLTRELAPLARDPEKTVLVSSRDKPYTDGSLSTAMADWCREAGIAPGYTMHGLRKALGVKLAESDASTRQLMEMLGHKNIAYAELYSREASQTRLAVQAMEKVTKIEEARRRPKISAVE from the coding sequence ATGAAGCATCCAGACTACCCCGGCGTTTCCGACATGACGACGCGTCATGGCAAGATACGCTGGCGCCTGCGCAGAAGCGGCAAGAAGGACGTTATGCTGCCGGGCACGCCGCATACCGCGGAGTTCGACGAAGCCTATGACAACGCCATCCTTGGACGGCCAGCGCCAGTTGTGCAAATGCCCGGCAGCGCCAGTCCGAAGAGCCTCAAAGCCGCCTATCGCCTGTTGAAGAAGACCGATGAATGGCTGGTGCTTGATGACAAGAGCAGCACCCGCTACCAGCAGACGATTGAGCGCATCCTATCGATGCCGGCCGGCGGCAAGACCGTTCTCGGTGATGGCCCCGTGGAAGATCTGAAGCGCTCCCATGTTAAATCGATCCTGTCCGCCTTCCGCGACACGCCGCACATGGAGCGTATCGTGCTGATCTGCCTTCGAAAGCTGATCATGGTGGCAATCGACGAAGAATGGATAGAGGTCGATCCGACCTACAAGATGACGCGGAACCCACAGACCGATGGTCACAAAGCGTGGCCGCTCGAGATCATGGCGAAATACGAGGCCAGATGGGGAGTCGGCACCCGGCAGCGCACCGCCTATGCCTTGGCGCTTTGGCTTGGCAATCGCGTTAGCGACATCACCCGGCTTCGCTGGGATCACCAAACAACGAAGCACATTGCAGCCGACGGGGAAATCCACACCGTCGACGGCTTCGAATTTGTCCAGTTCAAGGGGCGCAAGCGGGGGAAACAGATGTTCCTGCCAATGACCCCGATGCTCACGCGCGAGCTGGCGCCGCTGGCGCGTGACCCGGAAAAGACGGTTCTGGTGTCGTCGCGCGACAAACCTTACACAGACGGGTCCCTAAGCACAGCCATGGCTGACTGGTGCAGGGAAGCCGGGATCGCACCAGGGTACACCATGCACGGCCTGCGCAAGGCCCTTGGCGTCAAGTTGGCCGAGTCAGACGCATCGACGCGACAGTTGATGGAAATGCTCGGCCACAAGAACATCGCCTACGCCGAGCTCTACAGCCGGGAAGCCTCACAGACCAGGCTTGCGGTGCAGGCCATGGAGAAGGTAACGAAGATCGAGGAAGCCCGGCGCCGGCCGAAGATCTCGGCCGTGGAATGA
- the bet gene encoding phage recombination protein Bet, which produces MNAVTVLQPSRLPIAASLAKEFEIGAAEWRVLVDQIFPAAQTVEAISMALSYCRARKLDIYKKPVHIVPMWSAALGRMVESVWPGISEIRTTAARTGDYGGIDEVIFGPMIEREFTGEKDKWENKRKVGTETVTKKVRYPEWASVVVYRWVHGEKAAFHTKIFWEETYASLGKMEVPNDMWGKRPRGQLDKCVEAAALRKAFPEEVGSMYAAEEMEGRTLIEHEATMPPAPPPAPTAKIAAPTEKPVEIDGEVFDGETGELVEEEIVAPPPPAAKKAATAPAKAEFANPDDMLKDAEERFSKAQDEGDWGEVHSEFVHLQETLFPPDWDRLVSIMSRHFDRVSMSEEERAALKQHPINGG; this is translated from the coding sequence ATGAACGCCGTCACTGTCCTTCAGCCTTCCCGCTTGCCGATCGCCGCGTCGCTCGCCAAGGAGTTCGAAATCGGGGCCGCTGAGTGGCGGGTTCTCGTCGACCAGATATTCCCGGCGGCGCAGACCGTCGAGGCCATCTCCATGGCGCTATCCTACTGCCGCGCCCGCAAGCTCGATATCTACAAAAAGCCGGTACACATTGTGCCCATGTGGTCGGCAGCGCTCGGCAGGATGGTCGAATCGGTTTGGCCTGGAATATCCGAGATCCGCACCACGGCGGCGCGCACCGGCGACTATGGCGGCATAGACGAAGTGATCTTCGGGCCGATGATTGAGCGTGAGTTCACCGGCGAAAAGGACAAGTGGGAGAACAAGCGCAAGGTCGGCACCGAGACCGTCACGAAGAAGGTCCGCTATCCCGAGTGGGCGAGTGTCGTCGTCTACCGCTGGGTCCATGGCGAGAAGGCGGCGTTTCACACCAAGATTTTTTGGGAAGAAACCTACGCCTCGCTCGGCAAGATGGAGGTTCCCAACGACATGTGGGGCAAGCGCCCGCGCGGCCAGCTGGACAAGTGCGTTGAGGCCGCCGCGCTGCGCAAAGCCTTCCCCGAAGAGGTCGGCTCGATGTACGCGGCCGAAGAGATGGAAGGCCGCACGCTCATCGAGCATGAGGCAACGATGCCGCCTGCGCCGCCGCCAGCGCCTACGGCGAAGATCGCCGCGCCGACCGAGAAACCCGTCGAGATCGATGGCGAGGTTTTCGACGGCGAGACTGGCGAACTGGTCGAGGAAGAGATCGTCGCACCGCCACCGCCGGCCGCCAAGAAGGCCGCAACGGCGCCGGCCAAGGCCGAGTTCGCCAATCCCGACGACATGCTGAAAGACGCCGAAGAGCGGTTCAGCAAGGCCCAGGACGAAGGCGATTGGGGCGAGGTCCACTCCGAGTTTGTCCACCTGCAGGAGACGCTGTTTCCGCCAGATTGGGACCGCCTGGTTTCGATCATGTCGCGCCACTTCGACCGGGTGAGCATGAGCGAGGAAGAGCGTGCTGCCTTGAAGCAGCACCCGATCAACGGGGGCTGA